The genomic interval CCCGACCCGTTGACCCGGCCCGTTGACCCGGCCCGTTAATCCGGTGGACGGCGGGCGCGGGGGGCGGCTACGGTCGGCACCGACATCGGCACCGGTCGCGGAAGGAGGCGGGAAACGTGCGCAGGAACAACGGCACCACCATCCGCAGTACGTCACTCTCGCGCTCCCGTCCCGCCCGCCGGGCGGTGTCGGACCTCCTCGTCTGACCGGGAGCGCGGCATTCCGTCCCGGAGGACATTTCCATGACCGATCCGGTCATCCGCGCGCTCACGCCGAGCGACGCCGCACTCTTCACCACGTTCCAGGGCAGCCCCCTCGTCGGCCGGGCCGCCTTCGGCCACGCCTACACCTCGACGGCCGACGGCGGCGAGTACCGCCCCGACTGGTCCTGGGTCGCCCTGCGCGACGACACCGTGATCGCCAGGGCCGCCTGGTGGGGCGGGCCCGACGACACCGAGCCCGTCGTGCTCAACTGGTTCGACTTCGCGGACGGGGAGGCGGATGCGGGCGCCGAACTCCTGCGCCGCGCCCCGTTCGACAAGGAGTACGAGCTGATCGCACCCGCCGGGTGGCGGGACGACCCGGCGGTGCGGGCCGCCGTCGAGGCGCGGGTCGCCGCCGCGACGGCGGCCGGCATGAAGCCGCTGGTCGAGCGCTACCGCTACCGGTGGACCCCCGACTGCCCCCTGCCGGAGCGGACAGGCCGGCTCACCTTCCGTCCGGAGCCGGACGACGCCGTCGTCCTCGACGTCCTGCGCCGGGTCCACTCGGCCACGCTGGACGCCCACGCCCGCAAGGCCATCGAGGGCCCCGGTGGGCTGGAGGCGGCAGCCCAGGAGGAGTTGGACTTCTTCCACTGGTGCCCCTCGCCGCGGGAGTGGCTGCGGCTGGCGTACACGCCGGACGGCGAGGTGGCGGGCATCCAGGTGCCCGCGCACAACCCGTCGGGGCCCTGCGTCGGTTTCATCGGGGTCGTCCCCGAGGCGCGCGGGCACGGCTACGGCTACGACCTGCTGGTGGAGTGCACCCGCTTCCTGGTCGAGCAGGGCGCCGAGTTCGTCGCGGGCGCGACGGACCAGGGGAACGTGCCGATGGCCGCCGCGTTCGCCCGCGCCGGGTACCCGGTCACCCAGGAATGGGTCCATCTGGCGTGAGGGCCCCGGCCTCCTCGGCCAGCCACTCCAGGCGGAGCCGCTGCTCGGCGGGGATCGTCGCGTCCTCGCCGCGCGGCCCCACGTTGAGCAGGACGTTTCCGCCGTCGGCCGCCGTGTCGCGGACCAGTGAGGTGAGGGCTTCGCGGCCGATGAAGGCGTCGGCCCCCGAGGCCCGGTTGTAGCCGAAGCTGTGGTCGACGCCCCGGGTGATCTCGTACGGGTCGCTGCCCTCGTAGCGGGCGTACTCCGGGGTGCGGAAGTCGAAGACGGGCGGTGTGCGTGGGACGAAGCCCTCGCCCTGCGCCACCGTCCGGCGGTCCCACCAGTTGTACAGCGCCTTCGCTCCCGGCAGGTTCAGGCCCCGCCAGTGCGGGGCGTAGGGCAGGAGACGGTCGTTGACGACGCCGTGCGGGACGGTGAAGCGGTAGAAGTCGACCAGGGAGCGGATCTCGCCGGCGGAGGCGGGCCAGGCGATGTCGTTCCAGAGGATGTCGGGCCGGTAGCGGCGGATCAGCTCCCGCAGTTGCGCGTCGGCGTAGGCCGGGTAGCTGCCGCGCGGGACGGCGGAGAACATGTCGGCGGCGGTGCCGATGGGCCGGTCGTCGAAGGTCCAGTCGAGCCCCCCGGAGTAGTAGACGCCGAAGCGCAGGCCCTCGGCCCGTACGGCTTCGGCGAACTCGCCCACCACGTCCCGGGTGGTGTGCCAGCCGGAGCGGTGCGGGTTCTCCGTCTCCGAGGGCCACAGGCAGAACCCGTCGTGGTGCTTGGTGACCAGGACCGCGTAGCCGGCGCCCGCCTCGCGGAAGGCGCGGGCCCAGGCGGCCGGGTCCCAGCCGGCGAGCCCGTCCTCGAAGTCGCGGCCGAACTCCGTGTAGGGGCGCTTCCCGTAGGTGGCGCGGTGGTGGGCGGCGACCGGGGAGCCGGGGAAGCGGAGCGCGTTCTCGTACCACTCCGCGTACGAGGTCCAGCCCAGCGGCGCACGCCAGCCCGCCGCCGGGAGTTCGGCGGCGGGGACGTAGGGCGGGGCCCAGCCGGGAACGGATGCGGGTGTCCAGTGGACGAAGATCCCCAGTTGGGCCCGGGACCACCATGAAGCGACCATGGCGGGAGTATTGATCATTCGGGGGGAGCTGCGTAAGCCCCCTCGACCGCCGGATTCCACTTCTGTGTTTTCTGTGCCCTCTGTGCCTTCTGTGCTTTCTGTGCCTTCTGTGCTTTCTGTGCGCGGATCAGGTCGCGGTACCAGGCGTAGGACCGCTTGGGCGTACGGGTCAGGGTCTCGTAGTCGATGTGGACCAGGCCGAACCGCTGCGAGGCGCCCTCCGTCCACTCGACGTTGTCGGTGAGCGACCAGGTGAAGTAGCCGCGCACGTCCACCCCGGCGTCCATCGCCGCGCGCAGGGCTCGCAGGTGGCTCTCCAGATAGGCGATGCGGCGGTCGTCCGCGTGGGGCTCCTCCAGGGCGCAGCCGTTCTCGGTGATGTACAGCGGCGGGAGGCGGTCGCCGTAGCGGGTGTGGAGCGCGGTGACGATCTCGGTCAGCCCCTCGGGGACCACGGGCCAGCCGAAGCCGGTCTTCTCGTACCCTTCGATCTCCCGTATGCCGAAGGGCAGTTCACCGGGCATCTTGAAGCCGGAGAAGGTCGCCGGCGCCTCCGGCCCGGGTGCTCCGACGAGGGTGGGGTTGTAGTAGTTCACGCCGTACCAGTCGAGCGGGGTGGAGATGACCTTGAGGTCGTCGGCGACCGGGCCCGGCATCAGCGCGGCGAGGTTCTCGTCCGGGTAGCGGCCGGTGAGGACCGGGTCGGCGAAGAGCCAGTTGGTGAGCGTGTCGTACAGCTCCGCTCCGAGGCGGTCCTCGTCGGTGTCGCCCGCCGTCCAGACCGGGGCGTGCGAGAGGGCGGCGCCGATGTTGTCCGCGCCCCCCGCGCGCAGGGCGCGGACGGCGAGGCCGTGGGCGAGGAGCTGGTGGTGGGCGGCGGGCAGGGCGTCGAAGAGGAGGGTGCGGCCGGGGGCGTGCTCGCCCAGCGCGTAGCCGAGCAGGGTGACCTCGGCGGGCTCGTTGACCGTGATCCACATGGGGACGCGGTCGGCGAGGCGTTCGGCGACGATGCCCGCGTACTCGGCGAAGCGGTAGGCGGTGTCGCGGTCGAGCCAGCCGCCCGCCTCCTCCAGCGGGAGCGGGGTGTCCCAGTGGTAGAGGGTGGGTGCGGGGGTGATGCCGTGGGCGCAGAGCTCGTCGACGAGCCGGTCGTAGAAGTCGAGCCCGTCGGCGTTGACGGCTCCGCTGCCGCCGGGCACCACGCGCGGCCAGCTGACGGAGAACCGGAAGGCGTCGGCGCCGAGGCCGGCCAGCAGGGCGACGTCCTCGCGGTAGCGGGCGTGGAATCCGGTGCCCCGGGTGGTGTCGGTGCCGTCCTTGATCCGGCCGGGCAGCGCGGCGAAGGCGTCCCAGCCGGAGGGGCCCTTGCCGTCCGCGTCCACCGCCCCCTCGGTCTGGAAGGCGGAGGCGGAGGCTCCCCAGAGGAAGCCGGGAGGGAACATCGGCAGGGTCATCGCGGCCTCCAGCAGCCGTACGTATGAGCGAAACCCCTACGTGCCGGCAGAACCAGTACGTGTGAGCGGAATCCGTATGAGCGGGCGCCTCGCCGGGCAATGATCAGGACCAGACCTTAATCGCCGGTGGCGGGCGGCAACAGAGCCTGTCGCGAGGATCGTGGAGCCCGTCCCCGGGCGGCCGCGCGCCCCGCCCAGGGACGAGGAGTGGTGGATGCAGTTCGAGGTGTGGGCCCCCGAGGCGGACTCGGTCGTGCTGGAGGCGGCGGACGTCCGGTGCCCGATGGAGCGTGACGCGGGGCGCGAGGGGTGGTGGACGGCCGAGACGGAGGCCTCGGACGGGCTCCGGTACGGGTTCCGGCTGGACGAGGGCCCCCTGCTGCCGGACCCCCGTTCGCGGCGCCAGCCGGACGGGCCCGACGGGCCGAGCGCGGTCGTCGACCAGGAGGCGTACGCCTGGCGCGGGGCGTGGGCGGGGCGGCGGCTGAACCGTGCGGTGCTGTACGAGCTGCACGTGGGGACGTACACCCCCGAGGGCACCTTCGACGCTGCGGCGGCGCGGCTGGGCCATCTGGCGGAGCTGGGCGTCACCCATGTGTCGCTGATGCCCGTCTGCCCGTTCCCGGGCGTCAACGGCTGGGGGTACGAGGGCGTCTCGCTGTGGGCGGTGCACGAGCCGTACGGCGGACCCGAGGGACTGAAGCGCTTTGTCGACACGGCGCACGGGCTGGGGCTCGGGGTGGTCCTGGACGTCGTCCACAACCACCTGGGCCCGTCCGGGAACCACCTGCCCGCCTTCGGCCCGTACTTCACCGACACCCACCACACCCCGTGGGGCGCGGCGGTCAATCTGGACGCTCCGGGCTCCGACGAGGTGCGGGCGTTCCTGCTGGGCAGCGCCCTGGCCTGGTTGCGCGACTACCGGCTCGACGGGCTGCGGCTCGACGCGGTGCACGCGCTGGCCGACACCCGGGCGCTCACCTTCCTGGAGGAGCTGTCGGCGGCGGTCGACGCGCTGGCGGTCGAGGTGGGCAGGCCGCTCGGGCTGATCGCCGAGTCCGACCTCTGCGACCCGCGCACCACGACCCCGCGTCCGGCGGGCGGCCTCGGGCTGCACGCCCAGTGGAACGACGACTTCCACCACGCCCTGCACACCGCGCTCACCGGCGAGTCCCAGGGCTACTACGCCGACTTCGCCCGTGCTCCGCTCGCTGCCCTCGCCAAGACGGTGACGTCGGGCTTCTTCCACAACGGGACCTTCTCCAGCTTCCGGGGCCGCACCCACGGCCGCCCGGTCGACGTGACGCGCACCCCGGCCCACCGCTTCGTGGGCTACGCGCAGACGCACGATCAGATCGGCAACCGGGCGCTCGGCGACCGGTCGGCCGCCTCCCTGCCCCCCGGGCTCCAGGCCTGCGCGGCGGCCCTGGTGCTGACGGGCCCGTTCACGCCGATGCTCTTCATGGGCGAGGAGTGGGGGGCGCGGACCCCCTGGCAGTTCTTCACCGACCACACGGACCCGGAGCTGGCCGAGGCCGTACGCAACGGCAGGCGGCGGGAGTTCGGCGCGCACGGCTGGGCTCAGGAGGAGATCCCCGACCCCCAGGACCCGGCGACCCGGGACCGCTCCTGTCTCGACTGGACCGAGCCGGAGCGCGAACCGCACGCTCGACTGCTCGCCTGGTACCGCGAACTGATCGCGCTGCGGCGCTCGTTGCCTGATCTGCACGATCCCGACCTGGCCTCGGTGAAGACCGCTTACGACGAGGACGCGCGCTGGCTGGCGTACCGCAGGGGCGACCTGCGGATCGCGGTGAACCTCGCGGACAAGCCGGCCGCGATTACGCTGGGCTCCGGACGTCACCGACGGCTCGGTGGGCGGGTGTTGGCGGCCTGGGAGACCGTGGAGGCCCCGGGGGCGGACGGGGTCCTGCATCTGCCGCCGGAGTCGTGCGTGGTCCTGGCCGACGACTGAGCGGAGACAACGGACCGTCAGCTTTCTTGCCTTCGCGTGCACTTCAACTCGTAGCGTTCGGCGCAGTGCACGAAACCACGAGAGGAACACCATGAAGCAGCGATTCCTGGGCCGTTCGGGGCTGCGCGTCAGCGAACTGTGCCTGGGGACGATGACGTTCGGCCAGGACACCGACGAGGCGGCCGCCCATCGGATCCTCGACACGTTCACGGAGGCGGGCGGCACGTTCGTCGACACCGCCGACGTGTACAACCACGGCGTCTCCGAGGAGATCGTCGGCCGGTGGCTGAAGGGCCGCAGGCGCGACGATCTCGTCATCGCCACCAAGGTGTTCGGGACGATGGGCGAGTCCCCGAACGCGGGCGGGCTGAGCCGCAAGCACATCGTGTCGGCGGTGGAGGCGAGCCTGCGCCGCCTCGGCACGGACCACATCGACCTCTACCAGACGCATGTGTGGGACGCGACGACGCCGGTCGAGGAGACCCTCTCCACCCTGGACACGCTGGTGAAGGCGGGCAAGGTCCGCTACCTCGGCGCGAGCAACGTCTCCGCCTCCCAGCTCCAGCGCTCCCAGGACCTCGCGGACCGGAACGGCTGGGAGCGGTACGTAGCCCTCCAGCCGCTGTACAACCTGCTGGCGCGCGAGATCGAGTGGGAACTGGTCCCCGTCAGCGCGGCGGAGGGCGTCGGCATCATCCCGTGGAGCCCGCTCCAGGGCGGCTGGCTGACCGGCAAGTACCGGCGCGGGATGACCGCCGCCGCGCCGGGGACCCGGGAGGCCCGCTACCAGGAGGAGCTGGGCCGGGAGGCCTGGCGGGAGCGGGACAACGAGGAGACCTGGAGGGTCGTGGAGGCGGTCGTCGCGGTGGCCGAGGAGGCGGGCCGCACTCCGGCGCAGACCGCGCTGCGCTGGCTGCTCGGCCGTCCCGGCGTCACCGCGCCGATCGTCGGGGCCCGGACGCCGGAACAGCTGGCCGACAGTCTCGGCGCGGCGGGCTGGGAGCTGACGGCGGAGCAGGCCGAGCGGCTGGACGCGGCGAGCGCCCGGCCGCTGCCCTACCCGTACGACGTCCTGCACCGCTTCCGGGACCGGGAGCCGCGCGACGACTGAGCCGGGGAGGCCCGGGGCCGTCTACTCCACGACGGCCAGTTCGCGGGCGGTGGTGTTGAGCCGCCGCCCGCCGTCCTCGGTGACCGCCACGATGTCCTCGATCCGGACGCCGAAGCGGCCCGGGAGGTAGATGCCCGGCTCCACGGAGAAGCACATGCCCGGCACCAGCGGCTGCTCCTCGCCCTCGATCATGTAGGGCGGCTCGTGGGTGGTGACGCCGATGCCGTGGCCGGTGCGGTGGATGAACCGTTCGCCGTAGCCGAATCCGGTGATCACCGCGCGGGCGGCCCGGTCGATCTCCTGGCAGGCGACGCCGGGCCGGACGGCGGCACAGCCCGCCTGCTGGGCCTCGCGGACGATGTCGTGGACCCGCTGCTCCTCGGCGGTGGGCTCGCCGACGTGAACCGTACGGGAGGTGTCGGAGCCGTAGCCGTGCTTGAGGCCGCCGAAGTCGAGGACGACCATGTCGCCGCGCTCGATGGTGCGTGCCCCGGCCTCGTGGTGCGGGTTGGCCCCGTTGGGGCCGGAGCCGACGACGGTGAAGTCGACCTGGGAGTGTCCGAACTCGCGGAGGAGGGCGGCCAGATCGGTGGCCACGTCGACCTCGCGGCGGCCGGAGAAGCGCACCTTGAGGATCTCCTCGTACGTGGCGTCCGCGGCGGCTCCGGCGGCGGTGAGCCGTTCCAGCTCGGCGGCGTCCTTCACCGCGCGGAGCATCGGGAGCGCCTCGGTGAGCGCGGTGTAGGAGGTGCCGGGCAGCTCCCGCTGGAGGCCGAGCAGATGCATCGCCCAGGCGTTGTCGCTGACGCCGAAGCGGCCCTCGGCGTCCAGCAGCGGGGCGGTCACCGCGTACGGGTCCTTGCCGTCGGTCCAGTCCCGCAGGGTGAGGGCGGGCGCCCCGGTGGCGGCGGCCGCGTCGGGGGCCTCCAGGGTCGGGACCACCAGGACCGGGTCCTGGCCGGCCCGCAGCACGAGGAGGGTGAGGCGTTCGGTGCTCACGGGGCGGTAGCCGGTGAGGTGGACGAGGTCGGGACCCGGCGCGACGATCACCCCGGCGAGCCCGGCCTCGGCGGCGGACTCGGCGGCGCGCGCCATCCGGGCCCGGTAGTCGGCGGCGGTGAAGGGCGGCGGGGCGGACTGCTGGGCGGACGGGCTCGGGCTGGACATCAGGGCCTCCTGGCGGTGCGACACGGCACACAGCATCCTGCCCGCCCGGCGGGGCGTGCGCGACCGGCTTGCCGGAGTGCGTCGGACGTCGGCGACGCCGGCGGGCGCCATCGGGAACGACCAGCAGGCGCCGTCGGCAACGACCAGCCGCCGCCATCGGCAACGACCAGCAGGTGCCGTCGGCAACGACCGGTCGGTCAGAGGCGCACGATCAGGTCCGCCCGGTCCCGGCCCCGCTCCACCAGCCGGGCGTTCGCCTCGTCGGACCGGGCCACCCACTCCTCCGCGCGCCGCCGGGGCCTGCCGTGGCGGACATGGCGGTCGACGAGCCGGCGCACCCGGGCCTCCGGGTCGAGTTCCAGGAACCACACCTCGTCCAGCAGCCCGCGCACCGGGGCCCAGGGGCCGGCGTCGAGCAGCAGGTAGTTCCCCTCGGTGACGACGAGCGGGACGTCCGGCTCCACGGGCAGCGAACCCGCGACCGGCTCCTCCAGGGACCGGTCGAAGGCCGGGGCGTAGACCGCGTGCAGCGGGTCCGGTGCGCGCAGCCGCCGCAGCAGGGCCGCGTACCCGGCCGCGTCGAAGGTGTCGGGGGCGCCCTTGCGGTCGGCGCGGCCGAGGCGGTCCAGCTCGGCGGCGGCGAGGTGGAAGCCGTCCATCGGGACGAGGGCGGCGCCTCCGTCCAGGGCCGCGACGAGCCGTTCCGCCAGGGTGGACTTGCCGGCCCCGGGCGGGCCCGCGATCCCCAGGACCCGTCGTCCTCCGGTCGCGGCGAGGGCGCGGGCCCGGTCCGTCAGGGCGGCGAGGCCGCCGGCGCTCGTGCCGTCCACGATGTCCATGCGGGGCATTGTGCGACGACGGGGAGCCCAGGCGTTAGTGTGACGGCGTTAGTGTTACGTATAACCTCATCGATGGAAGGCTCCCCCGCCATGTCCCGTATCGCCCTGGTCACCCTGGTCGTCCGCGACTACGACGAGGCGCTCGCGTTCTACCGCGACGCGCTCGGCTTCGAGCTGGTGGAGGACACCGACCGGGGCGACGGCACCCGCTGGGTGGTGGTGCGCCCGCGCGGAGCCGCGCCCGGCACGGGGCTGCTGCTGGCCCGCGCGAAGGACGAGGTCCAGAGCGGGGCCGTGGGGGCGCAGACGGGCGGCCGGGTCGGCTTCTTCCTGCACACCGAGGACTTCGCGGCCGACCACGCCCGGATGGCGGCGGCCGGGGTGCGGTTCCTGGAGGAGCCCCGGCACGAGCCGTACGGCTCCGTCGCGGTCTTCGAGGACCTCTACGGCAACCGCTGGGACCTGCTCCAGCCCGCCGCCTGACCCGCACGCCCCCGGTGCGACCCCGCCACCGGCCCCCTTACGAGGTGGAGCCGTCCCGGCCCTCCAGGTAGGCCAGCACCGCGAGGACGCGGCGGTGGACGGCGCCGTCGTCCGGCTCCAGGCCGAGCTTGGCGAAGATCGAGCCGATGTGCTTGCTCACCGCCCGTTCGGAGACGGTGAGTTCGGCGGCGATGGTGGCGTTCGCCTTGCCCTGCGCCATGTGCTCCAGGACCTCGCGCTCGCGGGCGGTGAGGCTCTGGAGCGGGCCCGCCGAGGACTTGCGGGTGAGGAGCTGCGTGACCACCTCCGGGTCGAGCGCGGTGCCGCCCGCCGCCACCCGGTCCAGGGCCTCCAGGAACTGCTCGACCCGGCCCACCCGGTCCTTGAGCAGGTAGCCGATGCCCCGGGCGCCTTGGGCGAGCAGCTCGGCGGCGTACGTCTCCTCGACGTACTGCGACAGGACCAGGATCGGCAGGCCGGGCAGTTCGGCGCGGGCGGCGATCGCGGCCCGCAGCCCCTCGTCGCGGAAGGTGGGCGGCAGCCGTACGTCCAGCACGGCGACGTCCGGGCGGTGTTCGAGCAGGGCGGGCAGGATCTCCGGGCCGGCCGCCGCGTCGGCCACCACCTCGTGTCCGGAGCTGGTGAGCAGGAGGACGAGGCCCTCGCGCAGGAGGGCGTTGTCCTCGGCGATCACGATCCGCACGGCAGCTCCACTTCGATGTCCGTCGGCCCCCCGGTGGGGCTGCTGACGCGGGTGGCGCCGTCCAGCGCGGCGACCCGCCGCCGGATGCCCACCAGCCCGCTGCCGGCGCGTTCGTCCGCGCCGCCGCGACCATCGTCGCCGATGGTCACCCGCAGGAGGCCGGGGGGCCGGTCGACGCGGACCCGGGCGGCGGTGGCGCCGCTGTGCTTGCTGATGTTGGTGAGCGCCTCGGCGACCACGAAGTAGGCGGCGGCCTCGATCGCGGCGGGCAGCCGCCGCCCGTCCTCCACCGCGTCCAGCTCCGCCGTGACGGGTACGGCGACATCGGCGGCCAACGCCCGTACCGCACCGGCCAGTCCACGGTCGGTGAGGACCGGCGGGTGGATGCCGCGCACCACGTGCCGCAGCTCGGCGAGCGCGGCTTCGGCCCCGTCCTGCGCCTCGTCCAGGCGGGCCCGCGCGGCGGCCGGATCGCGGTCGAGCAGCTGTTTGGCGAGCCCGATCCGCATCGACAGGGCGACGATCCTGGCCTGGGCGCCGTCGTGCAGGTCCCGCTCGATACGCCGCAGTTCGGCCCCGTGCGCGGCGACCGCGCCGGCCCGGCTCTCGGTGAGGTGGGCGATCCGCTCGGTGAGTTCGGCGGCGGGCGGCGGGGCGAGCAGGGCCATGGTCCAGCCCGCCGAGAGGTCGGCCAGCACCGGGTGCCAGCGCAGGGCCCAGCCGGGCCGGTCGGGCGGCTCGATGCCGTACTCGTCGGCCCGCCGCCGGTCCACCAGTCCCACGACGGACAGCGCGATGCCGTCCACCAGCAGGGCGACGGGCCAGAGGATCATCGTGAGGTAGCCGAGCCCCATGCCGAAGAGCGTCTGGACGGGCAGCCAGAGCGCGAGCCGCCAGGTGGTCCGGTCGGTGAGCGTCCGGCGGACCCGCTCGGGCAACTCGCCGCCGCCCAGCGGCGGATACGACGCGGGGCGGTGTCCCGGCCCGAGCCGGGCCGCCGCCCTGCGGCTCTCCGCCGAGGCGGCACGGCGCAGCAGCGTGGCGGCCTCCGGCAGCGCGGGCAGCCCGATGATCGCGACGGCGAAGAGGAGGGCGGCCACCACCAGGAACGCGCCGACGTAGGTCAGCATCGCGACCCCGATGCCGATGAGGAGGTAGCGCGAGGCGTCCCAGGAACGCCGGACGGCGACCGTGAGGGGACCAGGTGGTGAGCTGCTCATGGCAGCCCACGGTACGGGGGCGGGCCCGCCGCCGGAGGGGGGCGGTCCCCCGGCCGGGGGTGGAGCTGGCTGTACCCCGGGTCCGGTAGTGCGCACCCTCGCCCGGACGCGTCCCGACTCATAGCGTTCTAGCAGGTCAAACGGTACGGGGACGGTGGAGGCGAACAGTGGGTACGACGATGGTGGAGCAGGCGGCCGCGCTCGGTCTGGAGGGGGTGAGCCGGAGCTACGGGCGACGCGGGAGCAGTCGGAGGACGACGGCGCTCGACGGGGTCAGCTGCGCTGTTCCGGCCGGCAGTTTCACCGCGGTGGTCGGCCCCTCGGGTTCGGGCAAGAGCACCTTCCTCCAGGTCGCGGCGGGCCTGGACCGGCCGACCTCGGGCACGGTCAGGATCGCCGGCACGGATCTCGGGTCGCTCTCGGAGGCCGCGCTGACCCGGCTGCGCCGGGACCGGATCGGGTTCGTCTTCCAGTCGCACGCGCTCAACCTGGTGCCGTCGCTGTCCATCGAGGAGAACGTGGTGCTGCCGCTGGTGCTGGGCGGCGCGGACCCGGGCGGCCCAGATGTGCTGGCGCGGGGACGGGAGTTGCTGGCCCGGGTGGGTCTCGCGGGGCGCGGCGGCGACGGGCCGTCGACGCTGTCGGGCGGCCAGCAGCAGCGGGTCGCGGTGGCGCGGGCGCTGGTGACGGAGCCGGAGGTGATCTTCGCGGACGAGCCGACCGCCTCCCTCGACCCGGAGTCCGCGGCGCTGGTGCTGGCGCTGCTGCGGGACGCCGTACGGATCGAGGGCCGCACGGTCGTGATGGTCACCCATGACCCCGTGGCGGCGAGCTGGGCGGACACCGTGCTGACGATGGACGGCGGTCGGCTGCGATGAGAAGGCGTACGGGCGCGGCGGCCCAGGAGCCGTCGGAAGTACCGGACGGGCGTACGGGCGCGGCGGCCCAGGAGCCGTCGGAAGTACCGACCGGACGCACGGGCGCGGCGGCCAGGAAGCCGTCGGGAGCCCGGACCGGACGGGTGAGCACGGCGGCGCGGGAGCCGCTGGGGGTGCGGCAGGGGTCGCGGCGGGCGTCGGCGTTCCTGGCCCGGCGGTCGCTGGCCACGCACCGGCGGGCCTGGGCGGCGGTGATCGTGGCGACGGGCGCCGCCGCCGCGCTGGTCGGCGCGTTCGCGTTCGTCGTCGGCTCGCTGCTGGTGGCCGCGCCGCCGGTGCAGCGGTACGCCGGCGCGGACGCGGTGGTGGCGGCGGACCAGAAGGTGTCGTACACCGCGAAGCCCTGGGGCAGTGAACCGAGGACCGCGACGGCGTATCTGCCGGAGCGGGCCCGCCTGGACCGGTCGGTGCTGGCCGCGGTGGCGGGGGCCGACGGGGTGGCTAAGGCCGTCGCGGACGATTCCGTGCCGGTGTCCACGGGCAACGGGCATCCCGCGGTGGGCCGCTCCTGGCCGTCCGCCGTGCTCACCCCGTACGAGCTGGCCGAGGGCCGGGCCCCAAGGGACGCGACGGAGGTCGTCCTGGACGGCGCGCTCGCGGCGGGCGGTCAGGCCCCGGGCGAGCGGGTCGTGCTGCGGGCCGGCGGAGCCGCCCGGACGTACACCGTCAGCGGGATCGCCCGCTCCGGGGCCGGGGG from Streptomyces sp. CA-278952 carries:
- a CDS encoding nucleoside/nucleotide kinase family protein, giving the protein MDIVDGTSAGGLAALTDRARALAATGGRRVLGIAGPPGAGKSTLAERLVAALDGGAALVPMDGFHLAAAELDRLGRADRKGAPDTFDAAGYAALLRRLRAPDPLHAVYAPAFDRSLEEPVAGSLPVEPDVPLVVTEGNYLLLDAGPWAPVRGLLDEVWFLELDPEARVRRLVDRHVRHGRPRRRAEEWVARSDEANARLVERGRDRADLIVRL
- a CDS encoding GNAT family N-acetyltransferase, encoding MTDPVIRALTPSDAALFTTFQGSPLVGRAAFGHAYTSTADGGEYRPDWSWVALRDDTVIARAAWWGGPDDTEPVVLNWFDFADGEADAGAELLRRAPFDKEYELIAPAGWRDDPAVRAAVEARVAAATAAGMKPLVERYRYRWTPDCPLPERTGRLTFRPEPDDAVVLDVLRRVHSATLDAHARKAIEGPGGLEAAAQEELDFFHWCPSPREWLRLAYTPDGEVAGIQVPAHNPSGPCVGFIGVVPEARGHGYGYDLLVECTRFLVEQGAEFVAGATDQGNVPMAAAFARAGYPVTQEWVHLA
- a CDS encoding aminopeptidase P family protein, with translation MSSPSPSAQQSAPPPFTAADYRARMARAAESAAEAGLAGVIVAPGPDLVHLTGYRPVSTERLTLLVLRAGQDPVLVVPTLEAPDAAAATGAPALTLRDWTDGKDPYAVTAPLLDAEGRFGVSDNAWAMHLLGLQRELPGTSYTALTEALPMLRAVKDAAELERLTAAGAAADATYEEILKVRFSGRREVDVATDLAALLREFGHSQVDFTVVGSGPNGANPHHEAGARTIERGDMVVLDFGGLKHGYGSDTSRTVHVGEPTAEEQRVHDIVREAQQAGCAAVRPGVACQEIDRAARAVITGFGYGERFIHRTGHGIGVTTHEPPYMIEGEEQPLVPGMCFSVEPGIYLPGRFGVRIEDIVAVTEDGGRRLNTTARELAVVE
- a CDS encoding GH1 family beta-glucosidase, whose amino-acid sequence is MTLPMFPPGFLWGASASAFQTEGAVDADGKGPSGWDAFAALPGRIKDGTDTTRGTGFHARYREDVALLAGLGADAFRFSVSWPRVVPGGSGAVNADGLDFYDRLVDELCAHGITPAPTLYHWDTPLPLEEAGGWLDRDTAYRFAEYAGIVAERLADRVPMWITVNEPAEVTLLGYALGEHAPGRTLLFDALPAAHHQLLAHGLAVRALRAGGADNIGAALSHAPVWTAGDTDEDRLGAELYDTLTNWLFADPVLTGRYPDENLAALMPGPVADDLKVISTPLDWYGVNYYNPTLVGAPGPEAPATFSGFKMPGELPFGIREIEGYEKTGFGWPVVPEGLTEIVTALHTRYGDRLPPLYITENGCALEEPHADDRRIAYLESHLRALRAAMDAGVDVRGYFTWSLTDNVEWTEGASQRFGLVHIDYETLTRTPKRSYAWYRDLIRAQKAQKAQKAQKAQRAQKTQKWNPAVEGAYAAPPE
- a CDS encoding alpha-L-fucosidase translates to MVASWWSRAQLGIFVHWTPASVPGWAPPYVPAAELPAAGWRAPLGWTSYAEWYENALRFPGSPVAAHHRATYGKRPYTEFGRDFEDGLAGWDPAAWARAFREAGAGYAVLVTKHHDGFCLWPSETENPHRSGWHTTRDVVGEFAEAVRAEGLRFGVYYSGGLDWTFDDRPIGTAADMFSAVPRGSYPAYADAQLRELIRRYRPDILWNDIAWPASAGEIRSLVDFYRFTVPHGVVNDRLLPYAPHWRGLNLPGAKALYNWWDRRTVAQGEGFVPRTPPVFDFRTPEYARYEGSDPYEITRGVDHSFGYNRASGADAFIGREALTSLVRDTAADGGNVLLNVGPRGEDATIPAEQRLRLEWLAEEAGALTPDGPIPG
- the treZ gene encoding malto-oligosyltrehalose trehalohydrolase, which produces MQFEVWAPEADSVVLEAADVRCPMERDAGREGWWTAETEASDGLRYGFRLDEGPLLPDPRSRRQPDGPDGPSAVVDQEAYAWRGAWAGRRLNRAVLYELHVGTYTPEGTFDAAAARLGHLAELGVTHVSLMPVCPFPGVNGWGYEGVSLWAVHEPYGGPEGLKRFVDTAHGLGLGVVLDVVHNHLGPSGNHLPAFGPYFTDTHHTPWGAAVNLDAPGSDEVRAFLLGSALAWLRDYRLDGLRLDAVHALADTRALTFLEELSAAVDALAVEVGRPLGLIAESDLCDPRTTTPRPAGGLGLHAQWNDDFHHALHTALTGESQGYYADFARAPLAALAKTVTSGFFHNGTFSSFRGRTHGRPVDVTRTPAHRFVGYAQTHDQIGNRALGDRSAASLPPGLQACAAALVLTGPFTPMLFMGEEWGARTPWQFFTDHTDPELAEAVRNGRRREFGAHGWAQEEIPDPQDPATRDRSCLDWTEPEREPHARLLAWYRELIALRRSLPDLHDPDLASVKTAYDEDARWLAYRRGDLRIAVNLADKPAAITLGSGRHRRLGGRVLAAWETVEAPGADGVLHLPPESCVVLADD
- a CDS encoding aldo/keto reductase codes for the protein MKQRFLGRSGLRVSELCLGTMTFGQDTDEAAAHRILDTFTEAGGTFVDTADVYNHGVSEEIVGRWLKGRRRDDLVIATKVFGTMGESPNAGGLSRKHIVSAVEASLRRLGTDHIDLYQTHVWDATTPVEETLSTLDTLVKAGKVRYLGASNVSASQLQRSQDLADRNGWERYVALQPLYNLLAREIEWELVPVSAAEGVGIIPWSPLQGGWLTGKYRRGMTAAAPGTREARYQEELGREAWRERDNEETWRVVEAVVAVAEEAGRTPAQTALRWLLGRPGVTAPIVGARTPEQLADSLGAAGWELTAEQAERLDAASARPLPYPYDVLHRFRDREPRDD
- a CDS encoding VOC family protein codes for the protein MSRIALVTLVVRDYDEALAFYRDALGFELVEDTDRGDGTRWVVVRPRGAAPGTGLLLARAKDEVQSGAVGAQTGGRVGFFLHTEDFAADHARMAAAGVRFLEEPRHEPYGSVAVFEDLYGNRWDLLQPAA